Proteins encoded within one genomic window of Polynucleobacter duraquae:
- a CDS encoding cytochrome c1, with protein sequence MKRILHTVMGVCQAAALVAALGFGLAANASEGGFPLETAPNRVSNNASLQNGAKIFVNYCLNCHSATSMRYNRMRDIGLTDQQIKDNLILTDAKVGDLMTISMSPKDGKAFFGKTPPDLSVEARARGTDWLYTYFRTFYKDDTTQTGWNNLVYPNVGMPHVLWQLQGERAAKFEERPDPHDASRVEKKFVGFEQLTPGTMKSQEYDDNIADLVAFMSWMAEPVQLERKRLGVIVLIFLAIFTLVASRLNKAYWKDIH encoded by the coding sequence CTGGTTGCTGCCCTTGGTTTTGGTTTAGCTGCAAATGCAAGCGAGGGCGGTTTCCCGTTGGAGACTGCGCCAAATCGCGTTAGTAATAATGCATCTTTGCAAAATGGCGCCAAGATATTTGTCAACTATTGCTTGAACTGCCACTCTGCAACAAGTATGCGTTACAACCGCATGCGTGATATTGGTCTGACAGATCAACAAATCAAAGATAACTTGATTTTGACCGACGCTAAAGTTGGCGACTTGATGACTATTTCAATGTCACCTAAAGATGGCAAGGCCTTTTTTGGCAAGACCCCTCCCGACTTATCTGTTGAGGCACGTGCACGCGGTACTGACTGGCTCTATACCTACTTCCGTACTTTCTACAAAGACGATACTACCCAAACTGGTTGGAATAACTTGGTGTATCCGAACGTTGGTATGCCTCATGTTCTGTGGCAGTTGCAGGGTGAGCGTGCTGCAAAGTTTGAAGAGCGTCCAGATCCACACGATGCAAGTCGTGTAGAGAAAAAATTTGTTGGATTTGAGCAGTTAACTCCAGGAACCATGAAGTCACAAGAGTATGACGACAACATTGCTGACTTAGTTGCTTTCATGTCATGGATGGCCGAGCCAGTGCAACTTGAGCGTAAGCGTTTGGGTGTGATTGTGTTGATCTTCTTGGCAATCTTCACTCTGGTAGCTTCACGTTTGAATAAGGCTTACTGGAAAGACATTCACTAA
- a CDS encoding glutathione S-transferase N-terminal domain-containing protein gives MMVLYSGTNCPFSQRCRLVLFEKGMDFEIRDVDLFNKPEDISVMNPYGQVPILVERDLILYESNIINEYIDERFPHPQLMPPDPVARARARLFLFNFEKELFVHVAALENEKGKAAEKSHEKARLAIRDRLTQLAPIFVKNKYMLGEEFSMLDVAIAPLLWRLEHYGIDLSRNAAPLLKYAERIFSRPAYIEALTPSEKVMRR, from the coding sequence ATGATGGTGTTGTACTCGGGCACAAATTGCCCATTCTCGCAACGCTGCCGTCTGGTGCTTTTTGAAAAAGGCATGGACTTTGAAATCCGTGATGTGGACTTGTTTAACAAGCCAGAAGACATCTCGGTGATGAACCCTTATGGCCAAGTTCCAATCTTGGTTGAGCGCGACTTGATTTTGTATGAGTCAAACATCATCAATGAGTATATTGATGAGCGTTTTCCTCATCCGCAATTGATGCCGCCCGATCCTGTTGCACGCGCACGCGCACGCCTCTTCCTTTTCAATTTTGAAAAAGAGTTATTTGTGCATGTAGCTGCATTAGAAAATGAAAAAGGCAAAGCTGCTGAGAAGTCTCATGAAAAAGCACGTTTAGCTATTCGTGATCGCCTAACTCAGCTTGCACCTATTTTTGTAAAGAATAAGTATATGTTGGGCGAAGAGTTTTCAATGCTTGATGTAGCAATCGCCCCTTTATTGTGGCGTTTAGAGCATTACGGTATTGACCTCTCTCGCAATGCAGCTCCCCTTTTGAAGTACGCTGAGCGTATTTTCAGTAGGCCTGCTTACATAGAGGCATTGACTCCATCAGAAAAGGTCATGCGTCGCTAA